The following proteins are co-located in the Periplaneta americana isolate PAMFEO1 chromosome 12, P.americana_PAMFEO1_priV1, whole genome shotgun sequence genome:
- the RpL35 gene encoding large ribosomal subunit protein uL29, with amino-acid sequence MGKVKCSELRTKDKKELLKQLDELKTELTNLRVAKVTGGAASKLSKIRVVRKAIARVYIVMHQKQKENLRKLFKNKKYKPLDLRPKKTRAIRRALTKHESRIKTRKEIRKRRANPPRKFAVKA; translated from the exons ATG GGTAAAGTCAAGTGTTCGGAGCTACGGACAAAAGACAAGAAAGAGTTGCTGAAGCAACTAGATGAACTGAAAACAGAACTTACCAACCTTCGGGTTGCAAAGGTGACGGGAGGTGCAGCATCTAAACTTTCcaaaat CCGCGTTGTTCGGAAAGCTATTGCTCGTGTGTACATTGTGATGCACCAGAAGCAGAAGGAGAATCTAAGGAAACTTTTTAAG AATAAGAAGTACAAGCCTCTGGACCTGAGACCCAAGAAGACACGTGCAATTCGTCGAGCTCTGACCAAGCACGAAAGTCGTATTAAAACACGAAAGGAAATAAGGAAACGAAGAGCAAATCCACCGAGAAAGTTTGCAGTTAAGGCTTGA
- the Arpc5 gene encoding actin-related protein 2/3 complex subunit 5-A, with the protein MAKNTSSSAFRKIDVDQYNEDNYREEEQAELQSAPVGPDEAEVTAFMNQGRHIDALKTVLRNAPLGSKNQQIKDNALNLTLRVLLAIKASQIEEAVAALDRDMVDVLMKYVYRGFESPSEGSSGHLLLWHEKAYVVGGVGSIMRVLSDTKRA; encoded by the exons ATGGCTAAAAACACATCTAGTTCTGCATTTAGAAAAATTGACGTGGATCAATATAACGAAGATAATTACAGAGAAGAAGAACAAGCAGAATTACAGTCAGCACCTGTTGGGCCGGATGAAGCTGAAGTGACAGCCTTCATGAATCA AGGAAGACATATTGATGCCTTGAAAACTGTTCTGCGAAATGCTCCATTAGGGTCTAAAAACCAACAAATTAAG gaTAATGCCTTGAATTTAACTCTGAGAGTCTTGTTGGCGATCAAGGCATCACAGATCGAAGAAGCCGTCGCTGCCCTGGACCGTGACATGGTGGACGTCCTTATGAAATACGTTTATCGAGGCTTTGAGTCGCCCTCTGAAGGCAGCAGCGGTCATCTTTTGCTGTGGCACGAGAAAGCCTACGTTGTGGGTGGTGTGGGAAGTATTATGCGAGTTCTCTCTGACACCAAGAGAGCATGA